The following are from one region of the Mustela lutreola isolate mMusLut2 chromosome 9, mMusLut2.pri, whole genome shotgun sequence genome:
- the UBXN2A gene encoding UBX domain-containing protein 2A, translating to MKEVDNLESIKEEWVCETGSDNQPLSDDRQRNCEYFVDSLFEEAEKVGAKCRSPTEQKKQVDISIKLWKNGFTVNDDFRSYSDGASQQFLNSIKKGELPLELQGIFDKEEVDVKVEDKKNEVCMSTKPVFQPFSGQGHRLGSATPKIVSKAKSIEVENKNNLSIQLNNLEPITNVQIWLANGKRIVQKFNISHRISHIKDFIEKYQGSQRSPPFSLATALPFLKLLDETLTLEEADLQNAVIIQRLQKTAEPFRELS from the exons ggtttGTGAAACAGGATCTGACAACCAACCTCTTAGTGATGATCGACAAAGAAATTGTGAATATTTTGTTGACAGCCTTTTTGAGGAAGCTGAGAAGGTTGGTGCCAAATGCAGGTCTCCCACTGAACAGAAGAAACAG GTGGATATAAgtataaaattatggaaaaatggATTCACAGTCAATGATGATTTCAGAAGTTACTCTGATGGTGCAAGTCAGCAGTTTCTGAACTCCATCAAAAAAGG GGAGTTACCTTTGGAATTACAGGGAATTTTTGATAAAGAGGAGGTGGATGTTAAAgttgaagacaaaaaaaatgaagtatgtaTGTCAACGAAGCCTGTATTCCAGCCCTTCTCAGGACAGGGTCACAGACTAGGAAG TGCCACACCAAAAATTGTTTCTAAGGCAAAGAGTATCGAAgttgagaataaaaataatttatccattcaactaAACAATCTGGAACCCATCACTAATGTACAGATCTGGTTAGCCAATGGAAAAAGGATTGTCCAGAAATTTAACATTTCTCACAG GATAAGCCACATCAAAGACTTCATCGAAAAATACCAAGGATCTCAGAGAAGTCCTCCCTTTTCCCTGGCCACAGCTCTTCCTTTCCTCAAATTGCTAGATGAAACACTCACATTGGAAGAAGCAGATTTACAGAATGCTGTAATCATTCAGAGACTCCAAAAAACCGCTGAACCTTTTAGAGAACTTTCATAA